In Microbacterium pumilum, the following proteins share a genomic window:
- a CDS encoding DeoR/GlpR family DNA-binding transcription regulator, with translation MYATERQDRIAGLLAVEGRVSVVGLAETLDVTTETIRRDLDVLEQRGALRRVHGGAVPARTVSIAEPSITERMTVNSDRKAAIAQRALEVITVGFRGSLVFDAGSTTGAAASLLAERIATTGAQLEVVTHAVPVAHTLSLIPDIGLTVLGGQVRGLTAAAVGPATLGALDALRPDVAFIGTNGISAGFGLSTPDPAEGAVKSAIVKAARRVVAMVDSSKFGVESLVRFAALDEIDLLVTDEQPEPALAAALEEADVEVWIA, from the coding sequence ATGTACGCAACGGAGCGACAGGATCGCATCGCCGGCCTGCTGGCCGTAGAGGGACGCGTGTCGGTCGTCGGCCTTGCCGAGACGCTCGACGTGACGACCGAGACCATCCGCCGCGACCTCGACGTGCTCGAACAGCGCGGGGCGCTCCGTCGCGTGCACGGCGGCGCGGTTCCCGCAAGGACGGTCAGCATCGCCGAGCCATCCATCACCGAGCGGATGACGGTCAACTCAGACCGCAAGGCGGCGATCGCGCAACGCGCACTCGAGGTGATCACGGTCGGATTCCGCGGTTCGCTCGTCTTCGATGCCGGTTCCACGACCGGCGCCGCGGCCTCCCTTCTCGCCGAGCGCATCGCGACGACTGGAGCGCAGCTCGAGGTCGTCACCCACGCCGTTCCCGTCGCCCACACCCTTTCCCTGATCCCCGACATCGGCCTCACAGTGCTCGGCGGCCAGGTGCGTGGTCTCACCGCCGCGGCGGTCGGGCCGGCGACGCTCGGGGCCCTCGATGCACTTCGCCCCGACGTCGCCTTCATCGGCACCAACGGCATCTCGGCCGGATTCGGCCTGAGCACCCCCGACCCGGCCGAGGGCGCCGTGAAATCCGCCATTGTCAAGGCCGCGCGACGGGTGGTAGCGATGGTGGATAGTTCGAAGTTCGGCGTCGAGTCGCTGGTGCGGTTCGCCGCGCTGGATGAGATCGACCTGCTGGTCACCGATGAGCAGCCCGAGCCCGCCCTCGCGGCGGCGCTCGAGGAGGCCGACGTGGAGGTATGGATCGCATGA
- a CDS encoding aminoglycoside phosphotransferase family protein: MPDKPAAEVMIDESLVRHLLLSQAAAIADAAELSVTKVAEGWDSEVWRVGAELAVRLPRRAIAAPLVLNEQRVLPEIARRLEPTGLRVPAPILDGVPDSLYPWPWSIVPWIDGARGIDVPRQDRSGWASALGLALGALHVPAPSDHPINPFRGAPLAERSAAVAERIALLREKGALSVREADAAASVWAEGLDAASWAGPPLWIHGDLHPANLIAQGTRLVGIIDFGDVTAGDPAYDLAVAWLSFDVSGRRDFKASTGGGYDGDAWVRARAWGASVALMLLAHSDDEPAFARLGREALDEVTAASR, from the coding sequence ATGCCCGATAAGCCCGCCGCCGAGGTGATGATCGATGAGAGCCTCGTCAGGCACCTGCTGCTGTCGCAGGCCGCCGCCATCGCGGATGCTGCGGAGCTTTCTGTGACGAAGGTCGCCGAAGGCTGGGACAGCGAGGTGTGGCGCGTCGGAGCGGAGCTCGCCGTCCGACTCCCCCGTCGTGCGATCGCCGCACCGCTGGTGCTGAATGAGCAGCGCGTGCTGCCCGAGATCGCCCGTCGGCTCGAGCCGACGGGATTGCGGGTGCCCGCGCCGATCCTCGACGGAGTGCCAGACTCCCTCTACCCCTGGCCGTGGTCTATCGTGCCGTGGATCGATGGCGCGCGCGGGATCGACGTGCCGCGCCAGGATCGCTCGGGCTGGGCCTCGGCGCTCGGCCTCGCGCTGGGTGCACTTCACGTTCCTGCGCCGTCGGACCACCCGATCAATCCCTTCCGTGGTGCCCCACTGGCCGAGCGGTCAGCCGCGGTGGCGGAGCGTATCGCGCTCCTTCGAGAGAAAGGAGCGCTGAGCGTGCGGGAAGCGGATGCCGCGGCATCCGTCTGGGCAGAAGGACTCGACGCCGCGTCGTGGGCGGGACCGCCGCTGTGGATCCACGGTGACCTGCACCCGGCGAACCTGATCGCCCAGGGCACGCGACTGGTCGGCATCATCGATTTCGGCGACGTCACGGCCGGAGACCCCGCGTACGACCTCGCCGTCGCATGGCTGTCGTTCGACGTCAGTGGCCGACGCGACTTCAAGGCGTCGACGGGCGGCGGCTATGACGGCGATGCGTGGGTGCGCGCTCGGGCGTGGGGCGCCTCGGTCGCCCTGATGCTGCTCGCGCACAGCGACGACGAACCGGCTTTCGCGCGGCTCGGGCGCGAGGCGCTCGACGAGGTCACGGCAGCATCCCGTTGA
- the gltX gene encoding glutamate--tRNA ligase, producing MSASPDPRTTTASGADVRVRFCPSPTGLPHVGLIRTVLFNWAYARHNGGKLVFRIEDTDSARDSEESYLQLLAALRWLEIDWDEGVEVGGPHAPYRQSQRHDLYREVLDKLVAAGAVYESYSTAAEIDARNEANGRAKQLGYDNHDRDLTAEQKAAFRAEGREPAWRLRVPDHDLTYVDLIRGEVTFPAGSFPDFVLVRAGGVPLYPFVNPVDDALMGITHVIRGEDLMPSTARQLALYSALVDAGVTTFIPRFAHMPLVLGEVGNKKLSKRDPKADLFLQREKGFIHEGLLNYLSLLGWSIGPDRDVFSLDELVGAFDIVDVNPNPARFDQKKAESINGDHIRMLEPADFAARIVHYLHSAGLVDETPTPAQQEIITASAPLVQERVQLLGEVPAMLGFLFRAEVTYEPDALAGLPANANEVLVASVAAIELVPEAEFTAAAVQEALARALIEGLELKPRVAYGPLRVALSGRRISPPLFESMELLGKAESIRRLAALVDRPI from the coding sequence ATGTCTGCCTCACCCGATCCTCGCACCACCACCGCATCCGGCGCGGACGTACGCGTTCGCTTCTGCCCGAGCCCGACCGGTCTGCCGCACGTCGGGCTGATCCGCACGGTGCTCTTCAACTGGGCATACGCGCGCCACAACGGCGGCAAGCTCGTCTTCCGCATCGAAGACACCGACTCGGCGCGCGACAGTGAGGAGAGCTACCTGCAGCTGCTCGCTGCGCTGCGCTGGCTCGAGATCGATTGGGATGAGGGCGTCGAGGTCGGCGGTCCCCACGCTCCGTACCGGCAGTCGCAGCGGCACGACCTGTACCGTGAGGTGCTCGACAAGCTCGTGGCCGCCGGTGCGGTGTACGAGAGCTACTCGACCGCCGCAGAGATCGACGCCCGCAACGAGGCGAACGGCCGCGCGAAGCAGCTCGGCTACGACAATCACGACCGTGACCTCACAGCCGAGCAGAAGGCCGCGTTCCGCGCCGAGGGCCGCGAGCCCGCCTGGCGCCTGCGGGTGCCCGACCACGACCTCACGTATGTCGACCTGATCCGCGGCGAAGTGACGTTCCCCGCGGGATCGTTTCCGGACTTCGTTCTCGTGCGTGCCGGCGGCGTGCCGCTGTATCCGTTCGTGAATCCCGTGGATGACGCGCTGATGGGCATCACCCACGTCATCCGCGGCGAGGACCTCATGCCTTCGACAGCCCGCCAGCTCGCGCTGTACAGCGCTCTGGTCGATGCGGGAGTGACGACCTTCATCCCGCGGTTCGCGCACATGCCCCTCGTGCTCGGCGAGGTCGGCAACAAGAAGCTCTCGAAGCGCGACCCGAAGGCGGACCTGTTCCTCCAGCGCGAGAAGGGCTTCATCCACGAAGGTCTGCTCAACTACCTCTCGCTGCTCGGATGGTCGATCGGACCCGATCGCGACGTCTTCTCGCTCGACGAACTGGTCGGCGCATTCGACATCGTCGACGTCAATCCGAACCCCGCGCGATTCGACCAGAAGAAGGCCGAGTCGATCAACGGCGATCACATCCGGATGCTGGAGCCGGCTGACTTCGCCGCGCGCATCGTGCACTACCTCCACTCCGCCGGCCTCGTCGACGAGACGCCGACTCCAGCGCAGCAGGAGATCATCACAGCATCCGCACCACTCGTGCAGGAGCGCGTGCAGCTTCTCGGCGAGGTGCCCGCGATGCTGGGCTTCCTCTTCCGCGCTGAGGTGACGTACGAACCGGACGCCCTCGCCGGTCTGCCGGCGAATGCCAACGAGGTGCTCGTCGCCTCGGTCGCGGCGATCGAGCTCGTGCCGGAAGCCGAGTTCACCGCGGCCGCGGTGCAGGAAGCTCTGGCACGCGCTCTCATCGAAGGGCTGGAGCTCAAGCCTCGCGTGGCGTACGGCCCGCTGCGCGTCGCCCTCAGCGGTCGCCGCATCTCGCCGCCGCTCTTCGAGTCGATGGAACTGCTCGGCAAGGCCGAGTCGATCCGCCGACTCGCGGCTCTCGTCGACCGTCCGATCTGA
- a CDS encoding LysR family transcriptional regulator, with protein sequence MSDVLGDELDFDVQALRVVKAVADEGTITGAAAALGFSQPAVSQQLKRLEQRIGVALVVRVGRTVRLTEAGRILARHAPAVTTALDAAAGELADLRGLRAGRVRLVGFPSASPTIVPRLLADLAAQHSGVSVTYIEAEPPEAVEAVRTDRADIALTFSYPGDRDDPHGQSARGLSVRTMGSDELLVVLPIGHPAATSSGIDVAVLAGERWIAGCPRCRGHLLELCARAGFEPHIAFETDNFVAVEGLVAQGIGVATLPRMAVASFPQLPGVLTLPLPAAEARTIHVVTAHGADRVPAIRATVDAIAKLVGAAGV encoded by the coding sequence ATGAGCGACGTGCTGGGCGACGAGCTCGACTTCGATGTACAGGCTCTCCGCGTCGTCAAGGCGGTCGCGGATGAGGGCACCATCACGGGCGCCGCCGCAGCTCTCGGCTTCAGCCAGCCGGCGGTCAGCCAGCAGCTCAAACGCCTCGAACAGCGGATCGGCGTGGCGCTCGTGGTGCGGGTGGGCCGGACAGTGCGCTTGACGGAAGCCGGCCGGATCCTCGCGCGACACGCTCCCGCCGTGACGACCGCGCTGGATGCGGCAGCGGGCGAACTCGCCGACCTCCGGGGTCTGCGCGCCGGCCGCGTACGGCTCGTCGGATTCCCCTCCGCATCGCCCACGATCGTGCCGCGCCTGTTGGCCGATCTGGCTGCGCAGCACTCCGGAGTCAGCGTGACCTACATCGAGGCCGAGCCGCCCGAGGCAGTGGAAGCTGTCCGCACCGACCGGGCCGACATCGCGCTGACGTTCAGCTACCCCGGTGACCGCGACGATCCGCACGGGCAGAGCGCGCGCGGACTGTCGGTGCGGACCATGGGAAGCGATGAGCTGCTGGTGGTGCTTCCCATCGGCCATCCGGCCGCGACCTCCTCGGGGATCGATGTCGCGGTGCTCGCGGGGGAGCGATGGATCGCAGGCTGCCCGCGATGTCGAGGTCATCTGCTCGAGCTGTGCGCACGCGCGGGCTTCGAGCCGCACATCGCCTTCGAGACCGACAACTTCGTGGCGGTCGAGGGCCTTGTCGCCCAGGGGATAGGCGTGGCGACACTGCCGCGGATGGCCGTGGCGTCGTTTCCGCAGCTGCCGGGCGTCCTGACGCTGCCGCTGCCGGCCGCTGAAGCACGCACCATTCACGTCGTCACAGCGCACGGCGCCGACCGCGTCCCGGCGATCCGCGCCACGGTGGACGCGATCGCGAAGCTGGTGGGCGCCGCCGGGGTGTGA
- a CDS encoding aminotransferase class V-fold PLP-dependent enzyme — protein MSYLAATSPLAAAQAEFVGGRGYLAACTVGLPTRTSRAAIIADLDAATRGRPDPAAYTAAVERSRGHFARLVGVAPSRVAIGSQASVAAALVAGSLPYGADVLIADGDFSSIVLPFVHSGRGLSVRTAPLATLADEVRSGTALIVFSLVQSSTGEVADAASIVTAAHRVGARTLCDATQAVGWLPVAASDFDAVICHAYKWLCAPRGVSFLTVSERLATGMPAIFAGWYAGGDPWVSCYGHEVELASDATRFDVSPAWQAFVGAEPALELFASLDQQELHDHAVGLAARFRERMDLPRPSRASAIVTWADSDGCDLARLQAAGITASGRAGRARVAFHVFNGEADVDVAAAALGR, from the coding sequence ATGTCATACCTCGCCGCGACGTCTCCCCTCGCTGCAGCTCAGGCGGAGTTCGTCGGTGGCCGCGGGTATCTTGCGGCCTGCACCGTCGGACTGCCCACGCGGACGAGTCGCGCCGCGATCATCGCCGATCTCGATGCCGCCACCCGGGGCCGTCCGGATCCCGCCGCGTACACAGCCGCGGTCGAACGGTCGCGCGGGCACTTCGCACGGCTGGTCGGCGTCGCACCGAGCCGTGTGGCGATCGGATCTCAGGCATCGGTGGCCGCCGCACTCGTCGCGGGCTCGCTCCCCTACGGCGCAGACGTTCTGATCGCCGACGGCGACTTCTCGTCCATCGTCCTGCCGTTCGTCCACTCGGGACGCGGTCTGAGCGTGCGCACCGCTCCGCTCGCGACACTCGCCGACGAGGTCCGCTCCGGGACGGCGCTCATCGTGTTCTCGCTCGTGCAGTCCTCGACCGGCGAAGTGGCGGATGCCGCATCCATCGTCACCGCCGCGCACCGCGTCGGCGCACGCACGCTCTGCGACGCGACGCAAGCCGTCGGATGGCTGCCGGTCGCGGCATCCGACTTCGATGCAGTGATCTGTCACGCCTACAAGTGGCTCTGCGCACCGCGGGGCGTTTCTTTCCTCACGGTCTCGGAGCGCCTCGCGACGGGCATGCCCGCGATCTTCGCCGGTTGGTACGCGGGCGGCGACCCGTGGGTGTCGTGCTACGGCCACGAGGTGGAGCTCGCCTCAGACGCGACGCGCTTCGACGTCTCGCCCGCGTGGCAGGCGTTCGTCGGCGCGGAGCCGGCGCTCGAATTGTTCGCCTCGCTGGACCAGCAGGAGCTGCACGACCACGCGGTCGGCCTGGCGGCGCGCTTCCGCGAACGGATGGACCTTCCGCGCCCCTCTCGCGCGAGCGCGATCGTCACGTGGGCCGACTCGGACGGGTGCGACCTCGCGCGCCTCCAGGCGGCCGGAATCACGGCATCCGGGCGCGCCGGACGAGCGCGCGTCGCGTTCCACGTGTTCAATGGCGAAGCCGACGTCGACGTGGCGGCGGCGGCACTGGGGCGCTAG
- a CDS encoding RidA family protein, with amino-acid sequence MPKQALTIPNAPIPAGPYSHGVEANGFIFTAGFGPQDPNTGSVVEGGAYEQTQQVLRNVQAVLAARGGSLDDVVKVTAHLQHLKRDFADYNRAYAEFFTEPYPVRTTVGSDLFDILVEIDVVAAISEV; translated from the coding sequence ATGCCGAAGCAGGCACTGACGATCCCGAACGCCCCGATCCCCGCGGGGCCGTACAGCCATGGCGTCGAGGCCAACGGGTTCATCTTCACTGCGGGATTCGGACCTCAGGATCCGAATACCGGCAGCGTCGTCGAGGGCGGTGCCTACGAGCAGACGCAGCAGGTGCTGCGTAACGTCCAGGCAGTGCTGGCCGCACGCGGTGGGTCGCTCGACGACGTCGTGAAGGTGACCGCGCACCTGCAGCACCTCAAGCGCGATTTCGCCGATTACAACCGGGCCTACGCCGAGTTCTTCACCGAGCCGTATCCGGTGCGCACCACTGTCGGCTCGGACCTGTTCGACATCCTCGTCGAGATCGACGTGGTCGCGGCCATCTCCGAGGTCTGA
- a CDS encoding amino acid aldolase — protein sequence MTRVIGPADKGMPPEAHGRSVADFVAGSPRLTDLWTPLLVLDGAAIGDNIAFVADWVAGHGLELMPHGKTTMAPQLWQRQLHAGATGITLATPWQLGVAVDAGIRSIMLANQLTDPAAIHWLGCGGAGDARVWSWMDDADAVAWTERALDGHATHPLEILVELGRPGGRTGARTLDEAVQIAEIVAASPSLRLAGVAGYEGAVAHGRGLDAIDTARRYVDDLVALHGRLRDLYADGDVIVTAGGSAYPDVVTDSFTAAAAVDSARFVLRSGAYVTHDEGYYRAVSPFERHGLRAAARGVARVVSHPEPGLVLVDAGKRDFPFDEGLPIPLFAVARDGERISLQGAETVKLNDQHAFVRFDDDRGVRLGDLIVFGLSHPCTMFDKWRLIPVVDTLDDLARATVVDLVETRF from the coding sequence GTGACGCGCGTGATCGGGCCGGCTGACAAGGGGATGCCGCCCGAAGCTCACGGCCGCTCCGTTGCAGACTTCGTCGCAGGGTCTCCACGACTCACCGACCTGTGGACGCCGCTGCTCGTCCTCGACGGCGCGGCGATCGGCGACAACATCGCCTTCGTGGCTGACTGGGTCGCCGGTCACGGCCTGGAGCTCATGCCCCATGGCAAGACCACGATGGCGCCGCAGCTCTGGCAGCGTCAGCTGCATGCCGGGGCCACCGGAATCACCCTCGCGACCCCCTGGCAGCTCGGCGTCGCGGTCGATGCCGGCATCCGTTCGATCATGCTCGCGAACCAGCTCACGGATCCCGCTGCCATCCACTGGCTCGGGTGCGGCGGCGCAGGCGACGCCCGGGTCTGGAGCTGGATGGACGACGCGGATGCCGTCGCCTGGACCGAGCGCGCGCTCGACGGCCACGCCACGCACCCGCTCGAGATCCTGGTCGAGCTCGGCAGACCCGGTGGGCGCACCGGAGCCCGCACACTCGACGAGGCGGTGCAGATCGCCGAGATCGTCGCCGCCTCGCCGTCGCTTCGGCTTGCCGGCGTCGCGGGATACGAGGGGGCTGTCGCCCACGGGCGCGGTCTCGACGCCATAGACACAGCGCGACGCTATGTCGATGACCTCGTGGCGCTGCACGGCAGACTGCGCGATCTCTACGCCGACGGAGACGTCATCGTCACGGCCGGCGGCAGCGCGTACCCGGATGTCGTCACCGACTCATTCACCGCCGCGGCAGCCGTCGATTCCGCCCGATTCGTGCTGCGCTCCGGCGCGTACGTCACCCACGACGAGGGCTACTACCGCGCGGTGTCGCCGTTCGAACGACACGGCCTGCGGGCGGCAGCCCGTGGCGTCGCCCGCGTGGTGTCGCACCCGGAGCCCGGGCTCGTGCTGGTGGATGCCGGCAAGCGGGACTTCCCCTTCGACGAGGGGCTGCCGATCCCTCTCTTCGCGGTGGCCCGCGACGGCGAACGCATCTCGCTCCAGGGCGCTGAGACCGTGAAGCTCAACGACCAGCACGCGTTCGTGCGATTCGACGATGACCGGGGTGTGCGCCTGGGCGACCTCATCGTGTTCGGGCTGTCGCATCCCTGCACGATGTTCGACAAGTGGCGGCTGATTCCCGTCGTCGACACGCTCGACGACCTCGCGCGGGCAACCGTGGTCGACCTCGTCGAGACCCGGTTCTGA
- a CDS encoding MFS transporter — translation MAESSDAAALAPSAIADVQRRTVWVLSVGQVLGGLAFGASISLGAVLAAEISGDEAFSGLATAAITLGTAAFAVPLAAFARRRGRRPALTSGMVGALAGVLLVVFAAGLRSFALLLIAFGLIGAAQAANLQTRFAAADLATDATRGRDLSLVVWATTIGAVLGPNLTGPGELLGERFGMPHLTGPYLFTIVAQLLAVALYLIWLRPDPLLLAQRVTTHAATAPGAEAIANADRPIIARYAIFAVAAAHGVMVSVMAMTPVHLLHHGASLTVIGLTISLHVAGMFALSPVFGILADRVGRVPTILLGQVLLAAALVTASFGQESTVFVTIALVLLGLGWSATTVAGSTLLTEASAESQRTRRQGLSDLTMSLVAAIGAILAGVVLAWIGYGGLALVVGVAVIATVALAPLGRAAAVPGDVRSG, via the coding sequence ATGGCTGAGTCGTCGGATGCCGCGGCACTGGCGCCGTCGGCGATCGCCGATGTGCAGCGGCGAACGGTGTGGGTGCTCTCGGTCGGGCAGGTGCTCGGCGGTCTCGCCTTCGGCGCGAGCATCTCGCTCGGCGCGGTGCTTGCGGCCGAGATCTCGGGCGACGAGGCGTTCTCCGGGCTCGCCACCGCGGCGATCACGCTCGGCACCGCGGCGTTCGCGGTGCCGCTCGCCGCGTTCGCGCGGCGGCGCGGGCGCCGACCGGCGCTGACGAGCGGGATGGTCGGCGCCCTCGCCGGAGTGCTGCTGGTCGTCTTCGCCGCCGGGCTGAGGTCGTTTGCGCTGCTGCTCATCGCCTTCGGGCTGATCGGCGCGGCGCAGGCGGCGAACCTGCAGACGCGCTTCGCCGCAGCCGACCTCGCCACCGATGCGACGCGCGGCCGGGATCTCTCGCTCGTGGTCTGGGCCACGACCATCGGCGCCGTGCTCGGACCCAACCTGACCGGTCCGGGTGAACTGCTCGGCGAGAGATTCGGGATGCCGCACCTCACCGGTCCTTATCTGTTCACGATCGTGGCGCAGCTGCTGGCGGTCGCGCTGTACTTGATCTGGCTGCGACCCGATCCGCTGCTGCTGGCGCAGCGCGTGACCACGCACGCGGCGACGGCGCCGGGTGCGGAGGCGATCGCCAATGCCGATCGGCCGATCATCGCCCGGTATGCGATCTTCGCCGTCGCGGCCGCGCACGGGGTGATGGTGTCGGTGATGGCGATGACCCCCGTGCATCTGCTGCATCACGGTGCCTCGCTCACGGTCATCGGCCTGACGATCAGCCTCCATGTTGCGGGCATGTTCGCCCTGTCGCCCGTGTTCGGCATCCTCGCCGACCGGGTCGGCCGCGTGCCGACGATCCTTCTCGGTCAGGTGCTGCTCGCGGCAGCGCTGGTGACCGCGTCGTTCGGTCAGGAGTCCACGGTGTTCGTCACCATCGCCCTCGTGCTGCTCGGACTCGGATGGAGCGCGACGACCGTCGCCGGGTCGACACTGCTCACCGAGGCGTCGGCGGAGTCCCAGCGCACGCGCCGGCAGGGGCTCAGCGATCTCACAATGAGCCTTGTCGCCGCGATCGGCGCCATCCTCGCCGGTGTGGTGCTGGCGTGGATCGGCTACGGCGGGCTCGCCCTCGTGGTCGGCGTGGCCGTCATCGCCACCGTCGCGCTCGCGCCGCTCGGGCGTGCGGCCGCGGTTCCCGGCGACGTCCGGAGTGGCTGA
- a CDS encoding fumarylacetoacetate hydrolase family protein: MRIARFSHNDSIKFGIVDGRELVVLDGDPMFAGYETTGERVPLAEVALLAPVIPRSKVVCVGRNYREHAAELGNEVPVEPMLFFKPNTSVIGPNDAIVRPTQTTFTSFEGELAAVIGRIAKNVPAESALDYVFGYTIANDVTARDLQKTDGQWARAKGFDTFCPLGPAIETEFAFDGARIVTRLNGEVAQDGPISDMIHSVADIIAYASAAFTLLPGDVILTGTPAGVGPFVAGDVIEVEITGLGILRNVARDA, encoded by the coding sequence GTGAGGATAGCGCGCTTCAGCCACAACGACTCGATCAAGTTCGGGATCGTCGACGGACGGGAGCTCGTCGTCCTCGACGGCGACCCGATGTTCGCCGGCTACGAGACGACGGGGGAGCGCGTTCCGCTCGCCGAAGTCGCACTGCTCGCGCCGGTGATCCCACGCTCGAAGGTCGTGTGCGTGGGGCGGAACTATCGCGAGCACGCGGCCGAGCTCGGCAATGAGGTGCCGGTCGAGCCGATGCTGTTCTTCAAGCCGAACACGTCCGTCATCGGGCCCAACGACGCCATCGTTCGCCCGACCCAGACGACCTTCACCAGCTTCGAAGGCGAGCTGGCCGCCGTGATCGGGCGCATCGCCAAGAACGTCCCCGCCGAGTCGGCGCTCGACTACGTCTTCGGCTACACGATCGCGAACGACGTGACCGCACGCGACCTGCAGAAGACCGACGGACAGTGGGCACGCGCCAAGGGCTTCGACACGTTCTGTCCGCTTGGTCCCGCGATCGAGACGGAGTTCGCCTTCGACGGCGCGCGCATCGTCACACGCCTGAACGGCGAGGTCGCTCAGGACGGCCCGATCAGCGACATGATCCACTCCGTCGCCGACATCATCGCGTACGCGTCCGCTGCCTTCACGCTGCTGCCCGGCGACGTGATCCTCACCGGAACGCCGGCCGGCGTCGGCCCGTTCGTCGCGGGTGACGTGATCGAGGTCGAGATCACGGGGCTCGGCATCCTGCGCAACGTCGCCCGCGACGCGTAG
- a CDS encoding branched-chain amino acid aminotransferase → MTIIDIDPDTGLAPLEFAVTKNLAAKSPKQRDEILVNPGFGTSFTDHMVDICWSIGGGWHRPRVQPYGPISLDPAAAVLHYGQEIFEGIKAYRHADGSIHTFRPDQNGRRLQRSARRLALPELPVPYFIQSLREIIAVDGAWVPSGQDQSLYLRPFMFAKEAFLGVRPAHKVNYYVIASPAGAYFKGGVQPVSIWLSEDYARAGKGGTGAAKTGGNYAASLLPQSEAYENECDQVVFLDQDRNVEELGGMNVLFVFKDGTIVTPQSESILEGITRDSILQLAIDRGHKVEGRNISLDEWRQGVASGDIVEVFACGTAAVVTPIGVLKGKGFLDEQPIGELALSLREELTDIQYGRREDRHGWLVRLDG, encoded by the coding sequence ATGACCATCATCGACATCGATCCCGACACCGGACTCGCCCCGCTCGAGTTCGCCGTCACGAAGAACCTCGCGGCGAAGAGCCCGAAGCAGCGCGACGAGATCCTGGTGAACCCAGGATTCGGCACCAGCTTCACCGATCACATGGTCGACATCTGCTGGTCGATCGGCGGCGGCTGGCACCGGCCCCGGGTGCAGCCGTACGGTCCGATCTCGCTCGATCCTGCTGCCGCGGTGCTGCACTACGGCCAGGAGATCTTCGAGGGCATCAAGGCCTACCGCCATGCCGACGGCTCGATCCACACGTTCCGGCCCGACCAGAACGGGCGCCGCCTGCAGCGGTCGGCGCGGCGTCTCGCGCTGCCGGAGCTGCCGGTGCCGTACTTCATCCAGTCGCTGCGCGAGATCATCGCGGTCGACGGTGCGTGGGTGCCGAGCGGTCAGGATCAGAGCCTGTACCTGCGGCCTTTCATGTTCGCCAAGGAGGCGTTCCTCGGAGTGCGGCCCGCGCACAAGGTCAACTACTACGTGATCGCGTCGCCGGCAGGCGCCTACTTCAAGGGCGGCGTGCAGCCGGTCTCGATCTGGCTGAGCGAGGACTACGCCCGCGCCGGCAAGGGCGGCACGGGTGCCGCCAAGACCGGCGGCAACTACGCCGCCTCGCTCCTGCCGCAGTCCGAGGCCTATGAGAACGAGTGCGACCAGGTCGTGTTCCTCGACCAGGACCGCAACGTCGAAGAGCTCGGTGGCATGAACGTGCTCTTCGTCTTCAAGGACGGCACGATCGTGACGCCGCAGTCCGAGTCGATCCTCGAGGGCATCACGCGGGACTCGATCCTGCAGCTCGCGATCGACCGGGGGCACAAGGTCGAGGGGCGCAACATCTCGCTGGACGAATGGCGGCAGGGCGTGGCATCCGGCGACATCGTCGAGGTGTTCGCGTGCGGCACCGCCGCGGTCGTGACGCCGATCGGCGTGCTCAAGGGCAAGGGGTTCCTCGACGAGCAGCCGATCGGCGAGCTCGCGCTGTCGCTCCGCGAAGAGCTCACCGACATCCAGTACGGCCGTCGCGAAGACCGCCACGGCTGGCTCGTCCGCCTCGACGGCTGA